A single Methanolobus sp. ZRKC5 DNA region contains:
- a CDS encoding metallophosphoesterase has product MEKTLFCELNNKVSSLFESEAAVVHVDYSSVIIVGDLHGNLEALDFILEKGEELDCSNYIFLGDYVDRGDHSIEVLCRLFKLKLEDPDGVILLRGNHETAGTNANYGLYDELDKNDELFSLVNRTFEKMPIAAVLNIKSLLRTSHVFCVHGGIGEPVTLDQIKKEDHHPYLWNDPQEEKGLEDSPQRCGTQVFGPDICKKFRTLNDIDIIIRAHSELKDGYKWWFDGRLLSLFSTPDYSGLDDDGAFVFIEHDEWKMLQDKLNTFVFGRSQRSKDDSYSLLNITSHNSERFEFYDSETASTITILFRFFKENNILVISYNHGEESPLWEGVVIADEYTFTEPNAIDKVILECRSIETLDDLYPLLAKHSLEWKRLLDFDENDL; this is encoded by the coding sequence GTGGAAAAAACATTATTTTGTGAGCTTAACAATAAAGTATCATCTTTGTTTGAATCTGAAGCAGCTGTTGTTCACGTGGATTATTCCTCAGTCATTATTGTAGGCGATCTTCATGGCAATCTTGAAGCATTGGATTTCATATTAGAGAAAGGAGAGGAACTTGATTGTAGCAATTATATCTTTCTTGGAGATTATGTTGATAGAGGTGATCATTCTATAGAGGTGCTCTGTCGACTTTTCAAATTAAAACTTGAGGATCCGGATGGTGTCATCCTGCTTCGTGGTAATCATGAAACTGCAGGAACAAATGCTAACTATGGACTTTATGATGAACTGGATAAAAACGATGAGTTATTTTCTCTTGTCAACAGGACATTTGAAAAGATGCCTATTGCTGCAGTTTTAAACATAAAATCGCTGTTAAGGACCTCTCATGTATTTTGTGTCCATGGAGGTATAGGAGAGCCAGTAACTCTTGATCAAATTAAAAAAGAAGATCATCATCCTTACCTGTGGAACGATCCACAGGAAGAAAAGGGGCTGGAAGACTCTCCACAGAGGTGTGGGACACAGGTATTTGGCCCGGATATCTGTAAGAAATTCCGAACATTGAATGATATTGACATAATAATAAGGGCTCACTCGGAATTAAAGGACGGTTACAAGTGGTGGTTTGATGGAAGGTTATTATCCCTATTCTCAACACCTGACTACAGTGGATTAGACGATGATGGAGCATTTGTATTCATAGAGCATGATGAATGGAAAATGCTGCAGGACAAACTAAATACATTTGTTTTTGGCAGATCACAAAGGTCAAAAGATGATTCATATTCTTTGTTGAATATTACAAGCCATAATTCTGAAAGATTTGAATTCTATGATTCTGAAACTGCTAGTACTATAACAATACTATTCCGTTTTTTTAAAGAAAATAATATTCTGGTTATTAGTTATAATCACGGAGAAGAAAGTCCATTATGGGAGGGAGTAGTAATTGCAGATGAATATACCTTCACTGAACCAAATGCTATTGATAAAGTGATTCTTGAATGCAGATCTATCGAAACATTGGATGATCTATATCCTTTGCTTGCCAAGCATTCTCTTGAATGGAAAAGGCTTTTGGATTTTGATGAGAATGATCTGTAG
- a CDS encoding ATP-binding protein, with protein sequence MITKITIVQFYNREKELALMKLLDKSKPSFLVITGKRRVGKTELIKQFSRDRKALYLFVDSNKSIDILMDEFDRMLREELELPDYVNVKEPENFLKFITSYDKDIVIAIDEFQRFLKIYPSFITQLQRYWDMKADNCRVFLIVSGSSIGMIRKIFIEEQAPLFKRADNILTLRPFTVRETFAMLDEIGITDMQEKLDLYFLFGGTIYYYRLFEKYQCTGFLDALEKLVFNEFAPLKDEVRDILIEEFGKEHSTYYEIISAISQGKCSKSEISEMTHVSSNSLSHYFYDLADLLGIVEYRIPVTDSPKKSKRGRYFLKDNFFRFYGRFIYSALSQYMGGKYDPIMENVLQQWQSYTGKLFEDMIRELISSRLISEYPEIGSWWNRKGDEIDILAINREKSEVMAIEIKNKELTRDEARRILNSTSEKIELIPDVSGMNFNVGIVARKIEDRKLIEDEGFLVWELEDLL encoded by the coding sequence ATGATTACAAAAATAACCATTGTGCAATTCTACAACCGTGAGAAGGAACTTGCCTTAATGAAACTCCTCGACAAGAGTAAGCCATCTTTCCTCGTGATTACCGGCAAAAGAAGAGTCGGGAAGACCGAGCTAATAAAACAGTTCAGCAGGGACAGGAAAGCACTCTACCTCTTTGTTGACAGTAACAAGAGCATTGATATACTCATGGATGAGTTCGACAGGATGCTCAGGGAAGAGCTTGAACTGCCGGATTATGTTAATGTTAAGGAGCCTGAGAATTTCCTCAAGTTCATCACATCCTACGACAAGGATATTGTGATAGCCATCGACGAATTCCAGAGATTCCTTAAGATATATCCTTCCTTTATTACCCAACTCCAGCGATACTGGGATATGAAGGCAGATAATTGCAGGGTCTTTCTCATTGTATCAGGTTCTTCCATCGGTATGATAAGAAAGATATTCATCGAGGAGCAGGCGCCGCTCTTCAAGCGGGCGGACAACATACTGACCCTGCGACCTTTCACGGTTCGCGAGACCTTTGCAATGCTTGATGAAATAGGGATCACGGATATGCAGGAAAAACTGGACCTGTATTTCCTTTTTGGAGGAACGATCTACTATTACCGCCTTTTTGAAAAATATCAGTGTACCGGGTTCCTTGATGCACTCGAAAAGCTCGTGTTCAACGAATTTGCACCGCTCAAAGATGAGGTTAGGGATATCCTTATCGAAGAATTCGGCAAGGAACACTCTACCTATTATGAGATAATATCTGCTATATCTCAAGGTAAATGTTCCAAAAGCGAAATATCGGAGATGACACACGTATCTTCAAACTCTCTTTCACATTATTTCTATGACCTTGCGGACCTGCTCGGGATAGTTGAGTATAGGATACCCGTTACAGACAGCCCAAAAAAGAGTAAGAGAGGGAGATATTTCCTCAAGGATAATTTTTTCAGGTTCTATGGCCGTTTCATATATTCTGCATTGAGCCAGTACATGGGTGGTAAATATGACCCTATAATGGAAAATGTTCTACAGCAGTGGCAGAGCTACACCGGGAAATTATTTGAGGATATGATCCGAGAGCTGATAAGTAGCAGGCTAATTTCCGAATATCCTGAAATTGGAAGCTGGTGGAACAGGAAAGGAGATGAAATAGATATACTGGCAATAAACCGTGAAAAAAGTGAGGTTATGGCAATTGAGATAAAGAATAAGGAGCTTACCAGGGATGAAGCAAGACGCATCCTCAACTCTACTTCAGAGAAAATAGAACTGATTCCCGATGTATCTGGCATGAATTTCAATGTAGGGATCGTTGCAAGAAAGATAGAGGACAGGAAGTTGATTGAAGATGAAGGATTTCTTGTATGGGAACTGGAGGATCTCCTGTAA
- a CDS encoding argininosuccinate synthase codes for MTKKVVLAYSGGLDTSVCIPLLKEEYGYDEVITVAVDVGQPQEDVKQAEEKAQKISNKHFTLDVREEFVNDYIFPLIKANGDYEGYVMGTSIARPLIAKKVVEIAEQEGAVALAHGCTGKGNDQLRFEAVFRLTDMDVIAPMRDMNLTRDWEIEYAQKHGIPVTVTAAKPWSVDENIWSRSIEGGKLEDPGFIPPEEIYQWTVSPEAAPDGQTLVIGFENGVPVSLDGEKMDGVELIIKLNELAGSHGIGRTDMIEDRVLGLKARENYEHPAATVLLTAHKDIEKLVLTRAELKFKKTVDEQWSELAYYGLVDEPLYHDLNAFVDKTQQRVSGTVTVKLHKGSVIILARTSPYALYSEDLVSFDSATIDQKDAEGFAKYHGFQARMYKKVIEK; via the coding sequence ATGACAAAGAAAGTAGTACTTGCTTATTCAGGCGGGCTTGACACTTCCGTGTGCATCCCGCTGCTAAAAGAAGAATACGGCTACGATGAAGTTATCACAGTAGCGGTAGACGTTGGACAGCCACAGGAAGATGTTAAACAGGCTGAAGAGAAAGCACAGAAGATCAGCAACAAGCACTTCACGCTCGATGTGCGTGAGGAATTTGTCAATGATTATATATTCCCACTTATCAAGGCCAATGGCGATTATGAAGGATACGTCATGGGCACATCCATCGCACGTCCTCTTATCGCTAAGAAGGTCGTTGAGATAGCAGAGCAGGAAGGCGCTGTTGCACTTGCACACGGTTGTACCGGCAAGGGTAATGACCAGCTTCGTTTTGAGGCAGTTTTCCGCCTGACCGACATGGATGTTATCGCACCCATGAGGGACATGAACCTCACACGTGACTGGGAGATCGAGTATGCACAGAAGCATGGCATACCTGTGACCGTCACAGCCGCAAAGCCATGGAGTGTGGATGAGAACATCTGGAGCCGCAGTATCGAAGGTGGCAAACTGGAAGACCCGGGATTCATTCCTCCTGAGGAGATCTACCAGTGGACCGTTTCCCCTGAAGCAGCTCCTGATGGCCAGACCCTTGTAATTGGTTTTGAGAACGGTGTCCCTGTTTCACTTGACGGTGAGAAGATGGACGGTGTTGAGCTTATCATCAAGCTGAACGAGCTCGCAGGTTCCCACGGTATCGGCAGGACCGATATGATAGAGGACCGTGTTCTGGGACTTAAAGCACGTGAGAATTACGAGCACCCAGCAGCTACAGTTCTCCTTACAGCCCACAAAGACATTGAGAAGCTTGTGCTCACAAGAGCAGAGCTTAAATTCAAGAAAACTGTGGATGAACAGTGGTCTGAACTTGCCTACTATGGCCTTGTTGACGAACCACTCTACCACGACCTGAATGCATTTGTTGATAAGACCCAGCAGCGTGTCAGCGGTACCGTTACCGTGAAACTGCATAAGGGCAGTGTCATCATACTTGCACGTACATCCCCGTATGCACTTTATTCAGAAGACCTTGTGTCCTTTGATAGTGCAACCATTGACCAGAAAGATGCTGAGGGTTTTGCCAAGTATCATGGGTTCCAGGCAAGGATGTATAAGAAGGTTATTGAGAAGTAA
- the carB gene encoding carbamoyl-phosphate synthase large subunit, whose amino-acid sequence MPKREDIKKVLLIGSGPIMIGQGAEFDFSGSQACRSLKEEGLQVVLVNSNPATIMTDPEMADAVYIEPIEVRAVEKIIAKERPDGIIAGLGGQTGLNLTSELAEQGILEKYNVKLLGTNLDAIKNTEDRELFKQTMERIGEKVPRSKAISTLKEAEAVIDELGLPLIIRPAYTLGGAGGGIAHSREELLEITERGLRRSRISQVLIEESVLGWKEFEYEVMRDANDTCIVICNMENLDPMGVHTGESIVVTPSQTLNDEEHQMLRTAAIKIIRSFGIEGGCNIQFAAKDGDYRIVEVNPRVSRSSALASKATGYPIARVTAKIAIGMALDEILNDVTKKNPASFEPTIDYIVTKIPRWPFDKFVNADKTLTTAMKSTGEVMSIGRTIEESLLKAIRSLDIKMDFGTDEWSNNEIKTLLQTPTSERLFVMYHALCNGFSIEDVSSLTGIDIFFIRKLKNIIDMEDMIKEEGLSGNLSDDLLLDAKRIGLLDSRIAELAGQTREDINDQRRNAGVVCTYKMVDTCSAEFAAETPYYYSCYEQMCEAEPSDRKKILILGSGPIRIGQGIEFDYCTVHAVAAIREAGIEAHIINNNPETVSTDYDTSDKLFFEPLTLEDVMNVIDKENPDAVLVQFGGQTSVNLALPLEKELKRRSDLKTVILGTSPEDIDMAEDREKFNLRMSKLDINQPEAGYATSQDQAIEIATRIGYPVLVRPSYVLGGRAMEIVYEQSDLERYMREAVKVSPEHPILIDDFLEGAVEIDVDAVCDGKDVLIGAIMEHIEEAGVHSGDSACVIPPQSLSEEVLETVRDYTRKIALALNVIGLVNIQMAKKGDKIYVLEANPRSSRTIPFVSKAVGLPLAKIAARVIMGQSLEELGYSTSNEPKVNHVSVKEVLLPFDKLPGADPVLSPEMKSTGEVMGIDSDYGRAFFKAQLSADNLLPLTGKVFVSVKDEDREELIDVASELVSAGIELLGTKGTADFLSEHGVEMGIVKKVHDGSPNVIDMMRRYEVALVINTPNDKLSREDSSRIRRAAVDFKVPYITTIQAAVAASHAIVSMKQGEGDVKSINEYHKEIA is encoded by the coding sequence ATGCCAAAACGCGAAGACATTAAAAAAGTACTCCTGATAGGTTCAGGACCTATCATGATAGGACAGGGAGCAGAGTTCGACTTCTCGGGAAGTCAGGCATGCAGGTCACTTAAGGAAGAAGGCCTGCAGGTAGTGCTTGTTAACTCAAACCCGGCAACTATTATGACAGATCCCGAAATGGCAGATGCGGTATACATAGAACCCATTGAGGTTAGAGCAGTTGAGAAGATCATTGCAAAGGAAAGACCAGACGGTATCATTGCAGGTCTCGGTGGACAGACCGGTCTGAACCTTACAAGTGAACTTGCAGAGCAGGGCATACTTGAGAAGTACAACGTCAAGCTTCTTGGAACAAACCTTGATGCCATAAAGAACACAGAGGATCGTGAACTCTTCAAACAGACAATGGAGAGGATCGGGGAAAAGGTACCCCGCAGCAAAGCAATATCCACTCTCAAGGAAGCTGAAGCAGTAATTGACGAACTGGGACTTCCTCTGATAATTCGTCCCGCATACACCCTTGGTGGTGCAGGTGGCGGTATCGCCCATTCCAGGGAAGAACTCCTGGAGATCACGGAAAGAGGTCTTCGTCGCAGCCGTATCAGTCAGGTACTTATCGAGGAAAGCGTACTCGGGTGGAAGGAGTTCGAGTATGAGGTCATGCGTGATGCAAATGACACATGCATAGTAATATGCAACATGGAGAACCTGGACCCTATGGGAGTACACACAGGTGAGTCCATAGTTGTTACACCATCCCAGACCCTCAATGATGAGGAGCACCAGATGCTGAGGACCGCTGCTATTAAGATCATCAGGTCATTCGGTATTGAAGGTGGCTGTAACATCCAGTTCGCTGCCAAGGACGGCGACTACCGTATTGTGGAAGTAAACCCACGTGTATCACGTTCATCAGCCCTTGCATCAAAGGCAACGGGTTACCCGATTGCCAGGGTGACAGCAAAGATAGCTATCGGTATGGCACTGGATGAGATCCTCAATGATGTGACTAAAAAGAACCCTGCATCATTTGAGCCTACAATTGATTACATCGTTACAAAGATACCAAGATGGCCATTTGATAAATTTGTCAATGCCGACAAGACACTTACCACTGCTATGAAGAGTACCGGCGAGGTAATGTCCATCGGTCGTACCATTGAGGAATCACTTTTAAAGGCTATACGCTCCCTTGATATTAAGATGGACTTCGGAACAGATGAATGGTCCAACAACGAGATCAAAACCCTGCTCCAGACACCGACAAGCGAACGTCTCTTTGTAATGTATCATGCTCTTTGCAATGGTTTTTCAATTGAGGATGTTTCCAGTCTGACAGGTATTGATATCTTCTTCATCAGGAAGCTTAAGAATATCATTGATATGGAAGACATGATCAAAGAAGAAGGACTTTCCGGAAACCTGTCCGATGACCTTCTTCTTGATGCAAAACGCATAGGACTTCTGGATTCCCGCATTGCAGAACTGGCAGGGCAGACCCGCGAGGACATCAATGACCAAAGACGTAATGCAGGTGTCGTGTGCACCTACAAGATGGTAGATACATGTTCAGCGGAATTTGCAGCAGAGACTCCTTATTACTACTCATGTTACGAGCAGATGTGTGAAGCGGAACCATCAGACCGTAAGAAGATACTGATACTTGGTTCAGGTCCTATACGCATAGGACAGGGTATCGAGTTCGATTACTGCACGGTGCATGCGGTTGCAGCTATCCGTGAGGCAGGGATCGAGGCCCATATCATCAACAACAACCCGGAAACTGTTTCCACTGACTACGACACTTCCGATAAGCTCTTTTTCGAACCTCTCACACTTGAAGATGTGATGAATGTCATAGATAAGGAGAATCCGGATGCAGTACTTGTACAGTTCGGAGGACAGACATCGGTGAACCTCGCACTTCCACTTGAGAAGGAACTCAAGAGGCGCAGTGACCTGAAGACCGTCATTCTCGGCACATCGCCTGAAGATATTGACATGGCAGAGGACCGTGAGAAGTTCAACCTCAGGATGAGCAAGCTTGACATCAACCAGCCGGAAGCAGGTTATGCAACCTCGCAGGACCAGGCAATCGAGATAGCCACAAGAATAGGTTATCCGGTACTTGTACGTCCTTCCTATGTACTCGGTGGTCGTGCAATGGAGATAGTCTACGAGCAGAGTGACCTTGAACGCTACATGCGTGAGGCTGTGAAGGTATCCCCCGAACATCCGATACTTATTGACGACTTCCTTGAGGGCGCAGTTGAGATCGATGTGGATGCTGTGTGTGACGGTAAAGACGTACTTATCGGTGCTATCATGGAGCACATCGAAGAAGCAGGCGTTCACTCCGGTGACTCTGCATGTGTCATCCCGCCACAATCACTTTCAGAAGAGGTTCTCGAAACAGTACGTGATTATACCCGCAAGATCGCTCTTGCACTCAATGTGATCGGCCTTGTGAACATCCAGATGGCAAAGAAAGGTGACAAGATCTATGTCCTTGAAGCAAACCCACGTTCAAGCAGGACCATACCATTCGTATCCAAGGCAGTTGGCCTGCCTCTTGCAAAAATAGCTGCCCGTGTGATAATGGGACAGAGTCTGGAAGAGCTGGGTTATTCAACAAGCAACGAACCGAAGGTCAACCATGTCTCAGTGAAAGAAGTGCTTCTGCCCTTTGACAAGCTTCCAGGAGCAGACCCCGTACTTAGCCCGGAGATGAAGAGTACCGGAGAGGTCATGGGTATTGACTCAGATTATGGAAGAGCATTCTTCAAAGCGCAGCTCAGTGCTGATAATCTGCTTCCGCTTACCGGAAAGGTCTTTGTGTCCGTGAAGGATGAGGACAGGGAAGAGCTGATAGATGTCGCAAGCGAGCTTGTGAGCGCAGGAATCGAATTACTTGGTACAAAAGGTACGGCAGATTTCCTTTCTGAACATGGTGTAGAGATGGGAATTGTTAAGAAGGTCCATGACGGCAGCCCCAATGTCATCGATATGATGCGCAGGTATGAGGTTGCACTGGTCATTAACACCCCTAATGACAAGCTATCCCGTGAGGACAGCTCAAGAATACGCCGTGCAGCAGTGGATTTCAAGGTACCTTACATCACCACGATCCAGGCAGCAGTTGCAGCATCCCATGCCATCGTTTCCATGAAGCAGGGCGAGGGAGACGTTAAATCAATAAATGAATATCACAAGGAGATCGCATAG
- the carA gene encoding glutamine-hydrolyzing carbamoyl-phosphate synthase small subunit — MNAVIGLEDGTIIKGTGFGAEGIVSGELVFTTQYTGYEEALTDPSYKGQILMFTYPLIGNYGVSDNCFESNGVKAEGLVVREACPEPSHHMSKKTIFELMEDEGKPGIAGVDTRMLTIKTREHGTMRAALINGSDDGEEAVRIARAQKSISDIDFISQVTCPQPFKLESPTRDPNNPLNVVLVDCGRKLSIERSLMARGMDVTVVPGNASISTIESYDPDLLFFSNGPGDPLQAQDAISAVNHFTGELPIVGICLGHQIISLALGAQTYKMKFGHRGANQPVKDLETGTVHITSQNHGFAVDGDSFEEADVEVTQFNTNDKTVEGIAHKYLDIFSVQYHPDAHPGPMDSEKLFFDKVLKLAGGKK, encoded by the coding sequence ATGAATGCAGTAATAGGATTAGAAGATGGGACTATTATAAAAGGCACTGGTTTCGGTGCCGAAGGTATCGTTTCCGGGGAACTTGTTTTCACAACTCAATATACTGGCTATGAAGAAGCACTAACAGATCCTTCATACAAAGGCCAGATACTTATGTTCACTTATCCTCTCATTGGTAATTACGGTGTCAGTGACAACTGTTTTGAATCCAATGGTGTAAAAGCTGAAGGTCTTGTAGTGAGGGAGGCTTGTCCCGAGCCATCTCACCACATGTCAAAAAAGACCATTTTCGAGCTTATGGAGGACGAAGGCAAACCCGGCATTGCAGGCGTGGACACACGTATGCTAACTATAAAGACACGAGAACACGGAACAATGCGTGCAGCCCTCATCAACGGAAGTGATGACGGTGAGGAGGCAGTCAGGATCGCCCGTGCACAAAAGAGCATTTCAGATATCGATTTTATATCACAGGTGACTTGCCCGCAGCCCTTTAAACTGGAAAGCCCGACAAGGGATCCAAATAACCCACTCAATGTGGTTCTTGTGGACTGCGGTCGTAAGCTAAGCATTGAAAGGAGTCTGATGGCAAGAGGTATGGATGTAACCGTTGTACCGGGTAACGCATCTATCTCAACAATAGAGTCCTACGATCCGGACCTCCTGTTCTTCTCAAACGGTCCAGGAGACCCATTGCAGGCACAGGATGCCATCTCAGCGGTCAACCATTTTACAGGTGAATTACCGATAGTCGGCATATGCCTGGGTCACCAGATAATCTCCCTGGCGCTTGGAGCGCAGACATACAAAATGAAATTCGGCCACAGGGGTGCAAACCAGCCAGTAAAGGACCTGGAAACAGGAACAGTCCACATCACCTCCCAAAACCATGGTTTTGCAGTGGATGGGGATTCCTTTGAAGAGGCGGACGTAGAGGTCACACAGTTCAATACCAATGATAAGACAGTAGAAGGTATTGCTCACAAATACCTGGATATATTCAGTGTACAGTATCATCCGGATGCACATCCAGGTCCAATGGATTCTGAAAAGTTATTCTTTGACAAGGTCCTCAAACTTGCAGGAGGAAAGAAATAA
- the gatE gene encoding Glu-tRNA(Gln) amidotransferase subunit GatE, translated as MSDKFNYAELGLKCGLEIHQQLDSKEKLFCRCPTRIRNIEESNHEFFRYLRPTASEMGETDRAALEQSKLKRKYIYKTYDSTCLVENDDEPPTELNKESLDIALSITKLLNMVPVDQIHMMRKIVVDGSNTSGFQRTAFLAKDGHLDTSVGPVGVGVLCLEEEACQKIEDKGDSIIYSLDRLGIPLVEIGTDPDIISPSHAKETAQQIGMLLRSTGKVKRGLGTIRQDVNISIARGARVELKGVQALDMIETMVELEVERQANLLAMMDELLERGASVCDTIFDVTDLFRETKSKVIKKTIKKGKVYAVLLHGFDGFVGREVQPGRRLGTEFSDRAKTSGVGGIFHTDELPSYGISEEEVHALRTELAAAENDAVVMVADREKRAWDAMESVIIRAKEALEGVPEETRRALPDGNSSYLRPLPGAARMYPETDVPQVNISGDYFDAIEIPELLTERAKRFESDFGLHKELAGKIAYSTYLPLFEEIMQMLGDNDNVNATLVVRTLTGTLQELKRDGVEIDKLEDRHFIDVFRFLAEGGVAKEAIDGLIRAIAGDTGLCAKDAAAKMGLGNLDISEVENMVDKIIDQRQDFVKEKGLGAVGPLMGVVMGEMRGKVDGKVLSEMLKQKINKYINI; from the coding sequence ATGAGTGATAAATTCAATTATGCTGAACTGGGTTTGAAATGCGGTCTTGAGATTCACCAACAACTTGATTCAAAAGAGAAACTTTTCTGCAGGTGTCCTACACGAATAAGGAACATTGAAGAATCCAACCACGAATTCTTTCGTTATCTCCGACCCACAGCAAGTGAGATGGGAGAAACTGACAGGGCTGCCCTGGAACAGTCTAAACTCAAACGTAAGTACATTTACAAGACATACGATAGCACCTGCCTTGTGGAAAACGATGACGAGCCTCCCACTGAGTTAAACAAGGAATCCCTTGACATCGCTCTTAGCATCACAAAGCTCCTGAACATGGTACCTGTTGACCAGATACACATGATGCGCAAGATAGTTGTCGATGGTTCCAACACATCCGGATTCCAGAGAACCGCTTTTCTTGCAAAGGACGGTCATCTTGACACTTCGGTCGGTCCTGTTGGTGTCGGTGTATTATGCCTTGAGGAAGAGGCATGCCAGAAGATAGAGGACAAGGGAGATTCTATAATATACTCACTTGATCGTCTGGGAATCCCGCTGGTCGAGATAGGCACAGACCCGGACATCATTTCCCCGTCACATGCAAAGGAAACCGCACAGCAGATAGGAATGTTGTTACGTTCGACCGGAAAGGTTAAGCGTGGACTTGGAACTATACGTCAGGACGTAAACATATCTATCGCAAGAGGTGCACGTGTTGAACTCAAAGGCGTGCAGGCTCTTGATATGATAGAGACCATGGTTGAACTGGAAGTTGAGCGCCAGGCCAATCTTCTTGCAATGATGGATGAGCTGCTTGAGCGCGGTGCATCCGTATGTGATACTATTTTCGATGTTACGGATCTCTTCAGGGAAACAAAGTCCAAGGTCATCAAAAAGACCATCAAGAAAGGGAAGGTATATGCCGTTCTTCTGCATGGATTTGACGGATTTGTGGGCAGGGAAGTTCAGCCAGGAAGACGGCTTGGTACCGAGTTCTCAGACCGTGCAAAGACATCCGGCGTAGGTGGTATATTCCACACAGACGAACTTCCAAGTTATGGCATAAGCGAAGAAGAGGTACATGCACTGCGCACAGAGCTTGCTGCCGCTGAGAATGATGCTGTTGTAATGGTTGCAGACCGTGAGAAACGTGCGTGGGATGCGATGGAAAGTGTAATCATCCGTGCAAAGGAAGCTCTTGAAGGCGTTCCTGAAGAAACACGCAGGGCACTTCCAGATGGTAATAGCTCTTACCTCAGGCCGCTCCCGGGTGCTGCAAGGATGTATCCCGAAACTGACGTGCCACAGGTGAATATCTCCGGTGATTACTTTGATGCTATAGAAATACCAGAACTGCTAACTGAAAGGGCAAAGCGTTTTGAATCGGATTTCGGGCTTCACAAAGAACTTGCCGGGAAAATCGCTTACTCTACGTATCTACCTCTTTTTGAAGAGATAATGCAGATGCTTGGTGACAACGATAATGTCAATGCAACCCTTGTAGTGAGAACACTTACAGGAACACTGCAGGAACTGAAACGTGACGGTGTGGAAATTGATAAACTTGAGGACAGGCATTTCATCGATGTGTTCAGGTTCCTTGCCGAAGGTGGCGTTGCAAAAGAAGCCATTGATGGTCTGATCCGTGCAATTGCAGGTGATACAGGACTATGCGCAAAGGATGCGGCAGCAAAGATGGGACTTGGAAACCTTGACATATCTGAGGTCGAGAACATGGTAGATAAGATCATAGATCAACGTCAGGATTTCGTTAAAGAAAAAGGTCTTGGAGCTGTTGGCCCACTTATGGGTGTCGTGATGGGTGAAATGCGCGGAAAGGTTGACGGAAAGGTTTTAAGTGAGATGTTAAAACAAAAGATTAATAAATATATAAATATATAA